From Xiphophorus hellerii strain 12219 chromosome 6, Xiphophorus_hellerii-4.1, whole genome shotgun sequence, the proteins below share one genomic window:
- the LOC116720970 gene encoding E3 ubiquitin-protein ligase TRIM21-like has product MAKDVILNTLEELGQEEFEKFKWFLEQPETLPELPAIKKKHLEGAKTLDIVDLMMQIYTLDRCREMICKILEKINRNDLRTRLPCYKNSENRMCLQHDKPLELFCRNDQTCVCLVCPVLDHKNHELVPLREESEGKKAELRKTEAEVQEMIQERRLKIQEIRESVKISKDAADREKAEGVQVFRALIESAERGLKELLKEIQDKQETTEKQAEDFIRDLEQEISELKKRSSEVKQLSQDEDHLHLLQSFSPLKDVPPTKTWTEVRVHPPSHEGTVVRAVALVEEKIREKMKMMMEVEMKFVQQFAVDVTLDPDTAHHNLILSDDGKQVKHGDVRKKLPDNPERFSTYVNVLGQQSFSSGRFYFEVQVKGKTKWTLGVARESINRKGIINLNPQNGFWTVGLRNVNEYEVCADSLVRLHLHPGPQKVGVFVDYEEGLVSFYDVDAAALIYSFTGCCFKEKLYPYFSPSLSDGGKNSAPLIICPVDQSDR; this is encoded by the coding sequence ATGGCGAAAGATGTCATCTTGAACACTTTGGAAGAATTAGGTCAGGAAGAGTTTGAGAAATTCAAGTGGTTCCTGGAGCAACCTGAGACTCTTCCTGAACTCCCAGCAATCAAGAAAAAACACCTGGAAGGAGCAAAAACCCTCGACATTGTGGACTTGATGATGCAGATATACACACTTGATCGATGCAGGGAGATGATCTGCaagattttggaaaaaataaacaggaatgACCTGCGGACAAGATTGCCTTGCTATAAGAATTCAGAAAACAGGATGTGTCTGCAGCACGATAAACCTCTGGAGCTGTTCTGTAGGAACGACCAGACATGCGTCTGCTTGGTCTGTCCTGTTTTAGACCACAAGAACCACGAGCTGGTTCCTCTGAGAGAAGAATCTGAAGGAAAGAAGGCAGAGCTGAGGAAGACGGAGGCTGAAGTTCAGGAGATGATCCAGGAGAGACGACTGAAGATCCAGGAGATCAGAGAGTCGGTGAAGATCAGTAAAGATGctgcagacagagagaaagcagAAGGTGTTCAGGTCTTCAGGGCTCTGATAGAGTCTGCTGAGAGAGGCCTGAAGGAGCTCCTCAAGGAGATCCAAGACAAACAGGAAACTACAGAGAAACAGGCTGAAGACTTCATCAGAGATCTGGAACAGGAGATCTCTGAGCTGAAGAAGAGGAGCTCTGAGGTCAAGCAGCTCTCACAGGATGAAGatcacctccacctcctccaaaGCTTCTCCCCACTGAAAGATGTTCCACCCACCAAGACCTGgacagaggtcagagttcatccaCCATCACATGAGGGGACTGTGGTGAGAGCTGTGGCTCTGGTTGAGGAGAAAATCAGGGagaagatgaaaatgatgatggAGGTTGAGATGAAGTTTGTCCAGCAGTTTGCAGTGGATGTGACTCTGGATCCTGATACGGCTCACCACAACCTCATCCTGTCTGATGATGGAAAACAGGTGAAACATGGAGATGTAAGGAAGAAACTTCCAGACAATCCAGAGAGATTTTCTACGTACGTGAATGTTTTAGGACAGCAGAGTTTCTCTTCAGGCAGATTTTACTTTGAGGTTCaagttaaaggaaaaacaaaatggactTTAGGAGTGGCCAGAGAATCCATCAACAGGAAGGGAATAATCAACCTGAATCCTCAGAACGGTTTCTGGACTGTTGGGTTGAGAAATGTAAATGAGTATGAAGTTTGTGCTGACTCTCTAGTCCGTCTCCATCTCCATCCTGGTCCTCAGAAGGTGGGGGTGTTTGTGGATTATGAGGAGGGTCTGGTCTCCTTCTATGATGTAGATGCTGCAGCTCTGATCTACTCCTTTACTGGCTGCTGCTTCAAGGAGAAACTCTACCCATACTTTAGTCCCAGCCTTAGTGATGGAGGTAAAAACTCTGCTCCTCTGATCATCTGTCCTGTTGATCAGTCTGATCGTTGA